From the genome of Palaemon carinicauda isolate YSFRI2023 chromosome 6, ASM3689809v2, whole genome shotgun sequence, one region includes:
- the LOC137643164 gene encoding uncharacterized protein — translation MSVEQMQIHLQIVRLGNERAEKENEKAVELKRLEAEVEQKRIELEIKKIEVEGKSKVALKSFQVDNAGYERVKSEVLKAYQWVPERYREKFRSWIKRDGHTHMEYAREQRLWYDRWMNAREVNGYFGKLQELILLEQFKDGINPLIKTYLDERDVDNVDEATRLSDNYALTHKLYHTDVTPKIGRNRVWEERQNYKAQGKTTSSQVSSGGVYNKSFNRGFRGASQNSSGPSVSAGKAGSIGNDQFTPRYQNVGENFRDFVCFSCGKPGHISRSCPHRTENRPIQVVNKVKDKPEHSKKDGHKPENTIALLNQPQACGDISPCLFASPLRPGKSYCNNSIDNYVCNVDENIGYKMGNNCVQNVNHVGYIETNVKENGMGLPEESTKSKGTELYDPFMGEVTTRSKSAEGKVNDYDGLDLQNLFKDSPETIQVSKVSTPLRMLKVNKEEFVKSQIEDENLKVIRDNALVDINDIEKEENCYFVKDGILMRKFKSRNVNNDVEQVIIPNSYKNFVLGIAHDSSYSGHLGINKTYEKLLRYFYWPKMHKDCSEYCKNCDLCQKVGKAQHDPKVMPLQPIEVPGKPFERLVLDCVGPLPRSSKGNKYLLTIMCSATRFPEAIPLRTVSADKIIEALNKFFSLVGLPKEVQTDQGTNFTSKKFTSFLACQNIKHCLSSPYHPQSQGVVE, via the exons ATGAGTGTTGAGCAGATGCAGATTCATTTGCAAATAGTTAGATTAGGAAATGAAAGAGctgaaaaggaaaatgagaaagcTGTCGAACTTAAAAGATTAGAAGCTGAGGTTGAGCAAAAGAGGATAGAACTAGAGATAAAGAAAATTGAAGTAGAAGGAAAGTCCAAAGTAGCACTAAAGTCTTTTCAGGTAGACAACGCA GGTTATGAGAGAGTTAAATCTGAGGTTTTGAAAGCTTATCAATGGGTGCCTGAGAGGTATAGAGAGAAGTTCAGAAGTTGGATAAAAAGAGATGGTCACACTCATATGGAGTATGCACGGGAACAACGCCTGTGGTATGATAGGTGGATGAATGCCAGAGAAGTTAATGGTTATTTTGGTAAACTTCAGGAACTTATCTTGCTTGAGCAGTTCAAGGATGGtattaatccacttattaaaaCATATTTGGATGAACGTGATGTAGATAATGTGGATGAAGCCACTAGGTTGTCTGATAATTACGCATTGACCCATAAGCTGTATCATACTGACGTCACTCCTAAAATTGGAAGGAACAGAGTGTGGGAAGAGCGTCAAAATTACAAGGCACAAGGTAAGACTACGAGTTCACAGGTATCATCGGGTGGAGTTTataataaatcctttaatagagGTTTTAGAGGGGCAAGTCAAAATAGTTCTGGTCCTAGTGTtagtgctggaaaagcaggatccattggaaatgatcagtttacaccccgttatcaaaatgtaggcgaaaactttagagattttgtatgtttcagttgtGGCAAACCAGGACACATTAGTAGGAGTTGTCCCCATCGCACAGAAAACCGTCCAATTCAAGTGGtaaataaagttaaagataaacCTGAACATTCTAAGAAGGATGGTCATAAACCTGAAAATACTATTGCATTGTTAAATCAACCGCAAGCATGTGGTGACATTAGTCCTTGTTTGTTTGCTTCTCCCCTTAGGCCAGGTAAGAGTTACTGTAACAATAGCATTGATAATTATGTATGTAATGTTGATGAGAATATTGGTTACAAAATGGGTAACAATTGTGTTCAAAATGTTAATCATGTTGGTTATATTGagactaatgtaaaagaaaatggaatgggaCTACCTGAAGAGAGTACCAAATCCAAAGGTACTGAATTGTATGACCCTTTTATGGGAGAAG TTACTACAAGAAGTAAGAGTGCCGAAGGAAAGGTAAATGATTACGACGGTTTGGATTTACAAAACTTGTTTAAAGACAGTCCAGAAACAATACAAGTAAGTAAAGTCAGTACTCCTTTGCGAATGCTGAAAGTTAATAAGGAAGAATTTGTAAAATCTCAAATTGAAGATGAGAATTTGAAGGTAATAAGAGATAATGCccttgttgatataaatgatatCGAGAAGGAAGAAAATTGTTACTTTGTTAAGGATGGAATCCTAATGAGGAAGTTTAAGAGTAGAAATGTTAATAATGATGTAGAACAAGTGATTATTCCAAATAGTTATAAGAATTTTGTTCTAGGTATTGCTCATGACAGTAGTTATTCTGGTCATTTAGGTATAAACAAAACTTATGAGAAATTATTGAGGTATTTTTATTGGCCTAAGATGCACAAAGATTGTAGTGAATATTGTAAAAATTGTGATTTATGTCAAAAAGTAGGTAAAGCTCAACATGACCCTAAAGTGATGCCATTGCAACCCATTGAAGTTCCAGGCAAACCCTTTGAAAGACTGGTTTTGGATTGTGTGGGACCTCTTCCTAGGTCTAGCAAAGGCAACAAGTATTTGCTGACAATTATGTGTAGTGCTACCAGATTTCCAGAAGCTATTCCTTTAAGAACTGTGAGTGCTGATAAGATAATAGAAGCGCTTAACAAGTTCTTCTCGCTGGTTGGTTTGCCAAAAGAAGTACAAACTGACCAAGGAACCAACTTTACGTCTAAAAAGTTTACATCATTTTTAGCCTGTCAGAATATTAAGCATTGCTtatcatctccttatcacccacagagccaaggtgTGGTCGAATGA